One region of Alosa sapidissima isolate fAloSap1 chromosome 1, fAloSap1.pri, whole genome shotgun sequence genomic DNA includes:
- the rorcb gene encoding RAR-related orphan receptor C b: MRAQIEVIPCKICGDKSSGIHYGVITCEGCKGFFRRSQQNNAMYSCSRQRNCLIDRTNRNRCQHCRLQKCLTLGMSRDAVKFGRMSKKQRDSLYAEVQKHQKSQSDCLSGGAVMAGGQGGREDSGEEGGNSRSYSSGGSSTTTLSDLDDIAALPDMLFDLPLTPEEASEYCSGLEMLGGGGYGGGGGGSAGSGSSNQSSPEPSSMDSGDGGSPLVKHEYQMLAETGVLTHSPLGSLPDDCSLLDIERITQNVVKSHLETCQYGTEELKRLTWSQYTPEETRHFQCKSAEWMWPRCALHITHAVQYVVEFAKRISGFMDLCQNDQIILLKAGCLEVLLIRVCRAYNSSNNTMFFDGKFASPQLFKALGCDDLVNAVFDLAKGLSRLQLSEEEMALFSAAVLLSPDRPWLTDTQQVHKLQEKVYLALQHSLHMSGASAEKLDKMVSKLPQMKSICNLHIDKLEFFRLLHPETAHSFPPLYREVFGSEITFPDSTNS, translated from the exons ATGAGAG CCCAAATTGAGGTGATACCTTGTAAAATCTGTGGGGACAAATCTTCAGGGATCCACTATGGCGTGATCACATGTGAAGGCTGCAAG GGCTTCTTCCGCCGCAGCcagcaaaacaatgccatgtACTCGTGCTCACGGCAGAGGAACTGCCTCATCGACCGCACCAACCGTAACCGCTGCCAGCACTGCCGTTTGCAGAAGTGCCTGACACTGGGCATGAGCCGTGATG CGGTGAAGTTCGGCCGCATGTCCAAGAAGCAGCGCGACAGCCTGTACGCCGAGGTGCAGAAGCACCAGAAGTCTCAGTCCGATTGCCTGAGTGGAGGCGCGGTGATGGCGGGCGGCCAGGGGGGCCGCGAGGACAGCGGGGAGGAGGGCGGCAACAGCCGCTCCTACAGCAGTGGAGGCTccagcaccaccaccctcaGCGACCTGGACGACATCGCCGCGCTGCCCGACATGCTGTTCGACCTGCCGCTGACGCCCGAGGAGGCCAGCGAGTACTGCAGTGGCCTGGAGATGCTGGGCGGAGGCGGttacggaggaggaggagggggcagcgCTGGCAGCGGCTCCTCCAACCAGAGCTCGCCTGAGCCCAGCAGCATGGACTCGGGAGACGGAGGGAGTCCGCTGGTCAAGCACGAGTACCAGATGCTGGCGGAAACGGGCGTGCTCACACACTCCCCCCTGGGGTCCCTGCCGGACGACTGCTCCCTGCTGGATATAG AGCGAATCACACAAAATGTGGTCAAGTCCCACCTGGAAACATGTCAGTACGGCACAGAGGAGCTGAAGAGGCTCACTTGGAGTCAGTACACGCCCGAGGAGACGCGCCACTTCCAGTGCAAG TCTGCCGAGTGGATGTGGCCCCGCTGTGCCCTGCACATCACCCACGCCGTCCAGTACGTGGTGGAGTTTGCCAAGCGCATCAGCGGCTTCATGGACCTGTGCCAGAACGACCAGATCATCCTACTCAAAGCAG GCTGCCTGGAGGTGCTGCTGATCCGTGTGTGTCGTGCATACAACTCCTCTAACAACACTATGTTTTTCGATGGCAAGTTTGCCAGTCCCCAGCTCTTCAAGGCTCTAG gctgTGATGACCTTGTAAACGCTGTCTTTGACTTGGCCAAAGGCCTGAGCCGTCTTCAGCTATCGGAGGAGGAGATGGCGTTGTTTAGTGCTGCTGTTCTGCTATCCCCAG aTCGGCCCTGGCTGACAGACACCCAGCAGGTTCATAAACTGCAGGAGAAAGTTTACCTGGCATTGCAGCACAGTCTACACATGTCCGGAGCATCTGCTGAAAAACTGGATAAG ATGGTTTCGAAGCTTCCTCAGATGAAGTCGATCTGCAATCTCCACATTGACAAGCTGGAGTTTTTCCGTCTGCTTCACCCTGAGACAGCCCACAGCTTTCCTCCACTCTACCGGGAAGTGTTTGGCAGTGAAATCACCTTTCCCGATTCCACCAACAGCtaa